A genomic window from Sanguibacter antarcticus includes:
- a CDS encoding dihydrofolate reductase family protein, producing MGNLIYAANVSLDGFLEDETGAFDWSVPDDEVHAFWNEHERRIGTSLYGRRLYETMRVWESDEWLTDEPAVVREYAQIWRDADKVVYSSSLADVSTARTRIERHFDPAAVRRLKETSGSDLSIGGAGIAAEAFRHGLVDECVLLLCPVLVGGGKPGLPRGVRVDLELLDHRRFANGVVYLRHAVHAPD from the coding sequence ATGGGCAACCTGATCTATGCGGCCAACGTCTCGCTCGACGGCTTTCTCGAAGACGAGACCGGTGCGTTCGACTGGTCTGTGCCCGACGATGAGGTGCACGCGTTCTGGAACGAGCACGAGCGGCGCATCGGCACGTCGCTCTACGGGCGGCGCTTGTACGAGACGATGCGTGTCTGGGAGAGCGACGAGTGGTTGACCGACGAGCCTGCGGTCGTCCGCGAGTACGCCCAGATCTGGCGTGACGCCGACAAGGTCGTCTACTCCTCGTCCTTGGCCGACGTCTCGACCGCGCGTACGAGGATCGAACGGCACTTCGATCCTGCTGCGGTGCGGCGGCTCAAGGAGACATCCGGCTCAGACCTGAGCATCGGAGGCGCGGGGATCGCAGCCGAGGCTTTCCGGCACGGTCTGGTCGACGAGTGTGTGCTGCTGCTGTGCCCGGTCCTCGTGGGCGGTGGCAAGCCGGGGCTGCCCCGGGGCGTCCGGGTCGACCTCGAGCTCCTCGACCACCGACGGTTCGCCAACGGCGTCGTCTACCTCCGCCACGCGGTGCACGCACCCGACTGA